In the Phaseolus vulgaris cultivar G19833 chromosome 7, P. vulgaris v2.0, whole genome shotgun sequence genome, one interval contains:
- the LOC137828713 gene encoding probable U3 small nucleolar RNA-associated protein 7 yields the protein MGDIEENDALPKNKPSTEKDVSDELELRMKKYLRGESANLEVLKDKKLKGQLAAKEQLYGKSAQAAAKAEKWLMPSEGGYLEAEGLEKTWRIKQETIAHEVDISGSRKQYDIILPELGPYTLDFTSSGRYMAVGGRKGHIGIVDMINLSLIRELQVRETVRDVVFLHNELFFAAAQKRYPYIYNREGTELHCLKEHGPVLRLQFLKNHFLLATINKFGQLRYQDVTMGSMVGNFRTGVGRTNVMQVNPFNGVVSLGHSAGTVTMWKPTSSAPLVKMLCHHGPVSALAFHSNGHLMATAGKDKKVKLWDLRKYEVLQTLPGHANTLDFSQKGLLSCGNGSLIQVLRDVSGTQNYSRYMTHSMVKGYQVEKLVFRPYEDVLGIGHSMGWSSILIPGAGEPNFDSWVANPFETSKQRREKEIRTLLDKLPPETIMLDPSKIGTVKPKGKRPTKKEKEAEIEAAVEATKGKKLKKKTKGRNKPGKMIQKKQDAIARVKRPYMEQKIQEEENVSRKKQKTSVELPKSLQRFARKKASS from the exons ATGGGTGATATTGAAGAGAACGATGCTCTTCCGAAGAACAAACCTTCCACTGAAAAG GATGTTTCTGACGAGCTTGAGTTGAGAATGAAGAAGTATCTCAGAGGAGAAAGTGCTAATTTGGAG GTTTTGAAGGATAAAAAGCTGAAGGGTCAACTAGCTGCTAAGGAACAGTTATATGGAAAATCCGCACAAGCTGCTGCTAAGGCCGAGAAG TGGCTTATGCCTAGTGAAGGAGGTTATCTGGAGGCTGAAGGCTTGGAAAAGACATGGAGGATCAAACAGGAGACAATAGCTCATGAAGTAGATATCTCAGGCTCACGGAAACAGTATGATATTATTTTACCAg AACTTGGTCCATACACTCTGGATTTTACTTCAAGTGGCCGGTATATGGCTGTGGGTGGTCGTAAGGGCCATATAGGAATAGTGGACATGATAAATCTGAGCCTAATTAGAGAGCTTCAG GTAAGGGAAACAGTACGTGATGTGGTATTCTTGCACAATGAGCTCTTTTTTGCTGCTGCACAGAAAAG GTATCCATACATCTACAATCGAGAAGGCACAGAGCTTCACTGCCTTAAG GAACATGGTCCAGTGTTAAGGCTTCAGTTTCTGAAAAACCATTTTCTCTTGGCTACAATCAATAAGTTTGGGCAACTTCGCTATCAGGATGTTACAATGGGTTCAATGGTTGGTAATTTTCGAACTGGCGTAGGACGTACAAATGTGATGCAAGTAAACCCCTTCAATGGGGTTGTTTCTTTAGGTCACTCAGCTGGAACTGTTACCATGTGGAAGCCGACCAGTTCTGCTCCTCTTGTCAAGATGCTATGTCATCACGGGCCTGTCTCAGCGCTGGCATTTCACTCAAATGGCCACTTGATGGCCACTGCAGGGAAAGATAAAAAAGTTAAGCTTTGGGACTTAAGGAAATATGAGGTTCTTCAAACCTTACCTGGTCATGCAAATACTCTGGATTTTAGTCAAAAGGGCTTACTTTCTTGCGGTAATGGTTCATTGATCCAGGTTCTGCGAGATGTTTCTGGTACACAGAATTATTCCAGGTACATGACTCATTCCATGGTTAAAGGTTACCAGGTAGAAAAATTAGTATTTCGACCATATGAAGATGTTTTAGGTATAGGGCATTCCATGGGTTGGTCTAGTATTCTTATTCCAGGAGCTGGAGAACCCAACTTTGACTCATGGGTTGCAAACCCGTTCGAAACTTCCAAACAGAGGAGAGAAAAGGAAATACGGACTCTACTTGATAAGCTCCCACCTGAGACTATCATGTTGGATCCCAGCAAGATTGGTACGGTGAAACCAAAAGGAAAGAGGCCAACAAAGAAAGAGAAGGAGGCTGAGATAGAAGCTGCCGTTGAAGCTACTAAGGGCAAGAAACTGAAGAAGAAGACAAAAGGTAGAAACAAGCCAGGTAAAATGATACAGAAAAAGCAAGACGCCATTGCTAGAGTGAAGAGGCCCTACATGGAGCAGAAAATTCAAGAAGAGGAAAACGTGTCAAGAAAGAAGCAGAAAACTAGTGTTGAACTACCAAAATCTTTACAACGGTTTGCTCGTAAAAAGGCATCGTCGTGA
- the LOC137828706 gene encoding probable phytol kinase 1, chloroplastic — MTLLSSQLLLFSAAHRRTPLPCTILFRWNKPTTDGTVRFPRSPITPAVGLDQRVSRFVVPATAEDLLYNAGATVGVLGGAYALVRAFDELTRRNILHQGLSRKLVHILSGLLFLFSWPIFSNSPKARYFAAFVPLVNCLRLLMNGLSLASDEGLIKSLTREGDPEELLRGPLYYVLILTLCALVFWRESPIGVVSLAMMCGGDGVADIIGRKYGSMKIPYNQNKSWAGSISMLVFGFLVSIGILYYYSVLGHVQLDWASTVPRVAFISFVATIVESLPITKIVDDNISVPLVTMAVAFFILHG, encoded by the exons ATGACGCTCTTATCCTCTCAACTCCTTTTATTCTCCGCCGCGCACCGCCGCACGCCGCTGCCGTGCACCATCCTCTTTCGTTGGAACAAGCCAACAACAGACGGCACTGTCCGGTTTCCGCGTTCTCCTATCACGCCAGCTGTCGGTTTGGATCAAAGGGTGTCGCGGTTTGTCGTCCCCGCCACGGCAGAAGATCTGCTCTACAATGCCGGAGCCACCGTTGGTGTTCTCGGCGGCGCTTACGCCCTCGTGCGTGCTTTTGATGAACTCACTCGGAGGAACATTCTCCACCAG GGCCTGAGCAGAAAGCTGGTCCATATATTGTCTGGCTtgctttttctcttttcttggCCTATTTTCAG CAACTCCCCTAAGGCTCGCTACTTTGCCGCTTTTGTACCTCTGGTCAATTGTTTGAGGCTTTTGATGAATGGTCTGTCCCTGGCTTCTGATGAGGGACTAATCAAATCATTGACCAGAGAAGGAGATCCaga AGAATTGCTGAGGGGTCCTCTTTATTATGTTCTGATATTGACTTTATGTGCTCTTGTGTTCTGGCGTGAGTCTCCAATTGGTGTGGTCTCGTTGGCAATGATGTGTGGAGGGGATG GTGTAGCTGATATCATCGGTAGAAAATATGGGTCCATGAAAATTCCTTACAATCAAAACAAGAGTTGGGCCGGTAGCATATCTATGCTTGTGTTTGGATTCTTGGTTTCAATTGG GATACTCTACTACTATTCAGTTCTAGGACACGTGCAGTTGGATTGGGCAAGCACTGTGCCCAGAGTTGCATTTATTTCTTTCGTGGCAACAATTGTGGAGTCCCTTCCCATTACTAAGATAGTAGATGACAACATCTCTGTTCCACTAGTTACAATGGCAGTGGCATTTTTCATTTTACATGGCTAG